Proteins encoded together in one Streptomyces rubradiris window:
- a CDS encoding non-oxidative hydroxyarylic acid decarboxylases subunit B: protein MRLVVGMTGATGAVFGVRFLQVLAQMPDVETHLVLSRWARTTIELETGLSVNEVGDLADVVHQPQDQGAAISSGSFRTDGMVIVPCSMKTLAAIRAGYADTLVARAADVILKERRKLVLVPRETPLSEIHLENMLALSRMGAQLVPPMPAFYNHPRSVDDIVDHVVTRVLDQFDLPAPAAKRWEGMRAARQSRPAS, encoded by the coding sequence ATGAGACTGGTCGTGGGGATGACCGGAGCCACCGGAGCGGTGTTCGGTGTCCGGTTCCTCCAGGTGCTGGCCCAGATGCCGGACGTGGAGACCCATCTGGTCCTCAGCCGGTGGGCGCGCACGACGATCGAGCTGGAGACGGGCCTGTCCGTGAACGAGGTCGGTGACCTGGCCGACGTCGTGCACCAGCCGCAGGACCAGGGCGCCGCCATTTCCTCCGGGTCGTTCCGTACCGACGGCATGGTGATCGTTCCGTGCTCGATGAAGACCCTGGCCGCGATCCGCGCCGGCTACGCCGACACCCTGGTCGCTCGCGCCGCCGACGTGATCCTCAAGGAGCGCCGCAAGCTCGTCCTCGTCCCCCGCGAGACACCGCTGAGCGAGATCCATCTGGAGAACATGCTCGCGCTCAGCCGGATGGGAGCGCAGCTGGTGCCGCCCATGCCCGCCTTCTACAACCACCCGCGGTCGGTGGACGACATCGTCGATCACGTCGTGACCCGCGTCCTCGACCAGTTCGACCTGCCCGCCCCCGCCGCCAAGAGGTGGGAGGGCATGCGCGCCGCCCGCCAGTCGCGGCCTGCTTCCTGA